Part of the Candidatus Abawacabacteria bacterium genome, AGATGATTGGAGAAGGAGAAGGTTGTATGCATACCGAGAGGATCTTTGTCCTATGACAACAAGCTTCTCCTCTCCTTCCCCAATCTTACTTTCTCACCAACAAGATGTCATTTCTTCTTGGCTCTTCCTGTATATGACAATTGCGGGGGAGTTGATCACCCAGCGGATGGGTCACACTTTGTTAGCTCAGACTCTTTTTTTGACTAACCAAGCATTACCACTTATAGTAACGCGTTAATTTATTCTCTATGAGCACAAAAAGACTTCTTTCATTGGCAGCTGTCACATTTAGTTTGGCAATAGAAAATAGTGGGTGTCACGCAACTAGAGAAAATGTCGCTGAAACAATTAATACTCCCCAAACAGCAACAAATAAGTTAAGGTCATTTCTCCATCAGATGTCAGGCCCCAAACGAGTGGCATTGTCAGCTTTGGTCCGAATTATTGAAAGCAGATTGAATAGTAGACAATTAGGGACATATACATTTCTCGATCGAGTGGAAACAGACAAGAGAATTCTCAGACAATTAGCCGTAGAGTTGGCTCATGGCCAAGGGGGTCTGAGTGGCAATGATATTGGTAAGGTTTGTGATATCTACATTACCATGCTCAATCAGCTTGAACTACCATGTTCACCACTAGCAGCTGATGGTTGTCTTGGTGAATATGCCATTGCCAGAGAACGTGGCCTGCATAGATTAAAAATCATGATCAGTACATATTAAGTTCTGGAGCATTGACTGCATTTTCAGGCGCGGGTATTGTGCTTACTCTGCAATTATTGCTGAGTTTTGGTCGTTCTACTTATGATTAATTAATATATGTATGTCTCTCAAAGAAGGATTGCCCAGAAGATTAGAAATTCATGATATTGATATAGTTGATGTTGGCACTTTAAGGAAGATCCGCTCACCAGATGATTTATCTCCATACGCTGATAGAGAGAGACTTGCAGCAATTTTAGATGAACGAAAGACAGATTCAGGCAAAGCAGCCATCAAGTAATATCTCGGAATATTTACCCAGCAAGAATTAGAAAAATAGATTGTTGATGCCTAACAATCTATTTTTCGGTTATCCAAAATTCTGAATTCAGCATTCTGCATTCAGAATTCATTAAATATCAATATCTTTCGCAAACTCAGCATTCATCTGAATGAACTTTTTGCGTGGGAGTACTTCTTCCCCCATCAGAGTTTCAAATACTGTATTCGCTCTTTCGGCGTCCTCTACATGGACCTTGAGAAATGTGCGACGTTCAGGATCCATGGTAGTTTCCCACAATTGCTCTGAGTTCATTTCTCCTAGACCTTTATAGCGTTGAATATTGGCTGAATCGATATTTTCTGAGGCACGGATGCGGTCTTTTTCTTCGTCACTATGTACGTACCACGTCTTTTTGCCTTTGCTCAATTTGAATAGAGGAGGTTGGGCAATGTGAATATGACCATTTTCTACCAGTTTAGGAAAATAGCGAAAAAAGAACGTCAGCAGTAAAGTGCGGATATGAGCACCATCCACATCGGCATCAGTCATGATTACCACTCGCTGATAACGAAGTTTAGTGATATCAAAACTTTCACCAATGCCACAACCGAGGGCAATTACCAGAGCTTTGATTTCACTGAAGGCAAGCATTTTATCTAAACGTGCACGCTCTACATTCAAGATTTTACCACGTAAAGGTAAAATCGCTTGAAAATCACGATCACGGCCCTGCTTAGCAGTACCACCTGCAGAATCTCCCTCTACTAGATAAATCTCACTACGAGAGCGATCTTTGGTAGAACAGTCAGCCAACTTTCCTGGTAAAGTCATACCTTCCAAAGCACCTTTGCGCACCACTGCTTCACGGGCAGCACGAGCAGCGAGGCGGGCACGAGCAGCTAAACATGATTTTCCTACAATTGACTTAGCATTTTGGGGATTTTCTCCTAAATATTCACTGAACTTATCACCAAACAATGTTTCAACTGCAGTACGAACTTCGACATTCGTCAGCTTTCCTTTGGTCTGGCCTTCAAATTGAGGATTGGGCAATTTAACAGAAACAATCGCAACTAAACCTTCACGAACATCATCACCAGTTAAATTTTCATCTTTCTCTTTCAAAATTTCCTGCTTGCGGGCAAAGGAATTGATGACACGAGTGAGTGCAGAACGTAAACCAACTAAGTGCATACCACCATCAGCCGTGAAAATATTATTGGCAAAAGAAAATACACTTTCCTGAAAAGCTTCTGTATAGGATAAAGCGACTTCAACGGTGACATCATCCAACTGTTTTTCAAAATAAAAGACATCATCTACCAAAGGTTTGCGACCTAATACTAATTGGCTTACATAAGACTTAATACCATTTTCAAAAAAGTACTTACGCTTTTGATTATTTCTTTTATCCCAAAAGGTGATAGTAAGTGCTCTAGTTAGATACGCTTGCTGCTTGAGACGCAACATGATGCGCTCAAAATCAAACTCTGTTACTTGCATGATAGAACCATCAGGAATGAAAGAAATTTCAGTGCCAGTAGGATGATTATCAGGATCATCACTCACCGACATGTCCATAGTAGGTACTCCCTTACTATATTCTTGATGATAGATTTTTCCATTACGAAATACCCGCGCTACCATTTTTGTCGATAAGGCATTAACACATGATATACCTACGCCATGAAGACCACCGGATACTTTATAGGCTTGATTTTCAAACTTACCACCAGCATGCAAAGTACAAATAACAGTTTCCAATGTAGGACGGCCAGTTTTGGGATGAATATCAGTAGGAATACCACGCCCATTATCAAGCACCATCAAACTCCCATCCTCATTAATAGTGACATTAATAAGATCACAAAATCCGCCCATCGCTTCATCCACTGAATTATTCACTAATTCCCAGACTAATTGATGCAAACCAGTACTATCAGTAGAACCAATGTACATACCAGGACGCTTGCGCACAGGATCCAACCCTTCTAACACTTGAATATGCTCGGCAGTATACCCTTTATTTGGTTGTAGTTCAGACATAAGAAAAAAGCTGCTTAAAAGCGAGAAGAATATAGCATATTCAGAGCTAAGAGCGAAGAGCTGAGAGCTAAGATGGTTTGGTTTTGTTAAGATTTATTTTAGTTGTTATGCTTGTCTTGCAAAGTATTTTTATGACTTCATGCACCAACGATAAGTAATGGCCATAATCACCTGGTACTATTTGGCTATTCTGCAAGACCTTTAGCCAGTGCTCTGACTCATGTGCTTCTTTTAAGGCAATATCAATTTTGCATAAAAATTCTTTCTTACTATGAGCACCAATAGCTTCGGCAATATTTGCTGCAATACTATTTGCGCTGCGAATTAATTGATCAGAAAAGTTGAATTCTCTTTTTTGCTTCAATCTCTGACATAAAATAGCTATTTCAACACCAAATAATAAACTTTTCTCATAAGCAATACTTCGCTTCATCATAATTGGTTAACTACTCATGAGTATAGTAAACAAATTATGAAACTTTCCTCCCCCATATCTTAGCGCTCAGCTCTTAGCTCTATAAAAAGTGGTACTTAAATGCATCTTCCAGAAAACCTTGGGTCACAGCAAATCCCTGCCTTTCTAGTTCATTTTCCTTGTTTTCCAAAGATACTAATACTTGATGAATCAATTGATCATTGGCATCCACTTTTAGCGAGCATTCTCGACAACGAAAGCCTTCATAGGTATGTATCTTACTTCCTACAGTTTCTTTCACTAGGGGCTGGGCACAATTGAGACAATGAGAAAGATTAATGCCGAAGCCAGACAAAAAAAGCAATTGCCATAAAAAGTTTAGCCACCAATATTGAGGGTCCCCATGATCTTTCCCTTGCATTAAAAAATCTCGCAATAAAAAGTAGAGCTCAGGATGAGGATCATGTTCTTTCGTTGCTTTATAAAGAGCTCGAGCGGCTCTTTCAGCGAATTGCCAATGAGCTAAAGAAGTACGGAGATAGGGGAACCAAGTAATTAATTGGGCCTGAATTAAGGTAGGTAATTGTGATTTATTAGTTAGTTCAAAATTAGCCTCAATGAACAAATCAACAATACCGCTGGTCTTGCTTTTTACTTTTCTGACCCCTTTGGCAATAAATTGTGTCTTGCCTAACTCTTTACTAAAAACAGTAACGATTTTGTCAGCTTCATGAAAATTGGTGATCTTGATAATAATGCCCTGAATAGTTTGAGAAAACATGCAAAAGTACTACTTATGTTTGAAAGGCCAAGAAAACCATACCAATACAGAGTATCACAAAAGCAAACAATTTCACGGCCAATCGCTCCTCATGAAAATAAAAATTACCAGCAAGAATAGTAAATAAAGCCGAGGCACAGCGCTTACCAGTTACTATAATAGAGGCAGGTGCCAAGGTGTAAGCAAAAGAATCTAAAATACCGCCGAAAGCAAAGCTGAGTGATTGGGTGACAAACAGTTTTTCTTTGTACAATCTCAATGGATGATGATGCCTATGATGTTTACACAACCAAGTAACAAATGCCATCACAAAGATGCCGCTCACCAACTGATGAGCAGCTACTGAATTATAGTAGGTGATAGCATGCTTATATAGAGTAATTGCCAAGGCTGCATTGATAGTAGCAGCAATCACCCAGCCCACGCCCTTTCTAGTAAAACCATGCTGCTTATACAGCAAAAATAAAGTCATGATAATAAAAAGTATGCCCACATATTGTAATGGCTGAATATCATAGCCCAACAAAGCATCACAAATCAGCAAAATAGGCACAGTACCCATGCGCAAAAATCCCCATGTGCTACGATCAGATTTAATAGTAGCCTTACCAGCCAACCAAATATGTAAAGCTTCAGAGCCCATTTGTAATAGCCAAAAAGGCAATGAGTAAATACTAAAGCGGAAATCTCCTTGCCAAAGAACTAACAGTATAAAAAGCAGAAAACCGCCAAAGTGATTCAAGAAAGCCATGGTATAAATATCCTCACGGCGGTGAGAGACTTCATATTTGCCAATACTTGAACCAATCTCAAGAAAGAAAGTACCAACAGTAGTAAGGAGCAAGCCAAACATAGAAAATGCAGGAGAAATTCAAAGACAGAGGAATTCTAACGAAAGAGGAAGAAAGCAGCAATAAAATTGGCAGGAGGCACAAAAGACGAGATCATGAAGACAAAGACGAATACTAAGACGAAGACCGAAAGCCCCCTGTCTTTGTCTTAGTATTCGTCTTCGTCTTTTATGATCTCAAGCCTTCCTTATTTTTTATTAGTTATTTTTCATTTTTTCGAGCTCGCTTAAATACCCACAAACGAAGAAAAGGGATAAAAAATAACTAATAAGACTCGCTCGCCTGGATTGGTGCGAGCTCGTGTTCGGGGGTAGGGACTCGAACCCCAACTCACAGCTCCAAAGGCTGTTGTCCTACCATTAGACGACCCCCGATCAAAATTGACACGCGAAATTTATAGCATGGAAGCAACAGAGGAGCAATATAAAGTTTCTTCACAGTTACCAGACAGAATAAGAATAGTGGTACTATGATACCAGCCTTACTTTCATCCTATGCTTAAAAGTAAAATCTCTTCAGCCCTTACCTCCATTCTTTCCATCATTCTCCTGCTCCATTCTCCACTCTCAGCGCATGCATTCCTGGACGTCAGTGCTGATGCTTGGTTCAAAGTATATGTAGACGAACTCAGTGCTCAAGGCATTGTTTCTGCTCAAAATAGCAACTTTTATCCGAATCGCCCGATTACTCGTGCCGAGCTGGCAAAAGTGGCCGTGACATCGGGCCAACAAGTTGGTCTATTGGCCTCACCGATGCTATCCCAAGAACAGGCTTTTTGTGATGTGGCAGTGAACAATTGGGCTCATATTTATGTCACTGTACTGAAAGGCAAAGGCGTAACAGGCGCTAATGCCTCATGTGCTGCCGGCAAGAACTTTATGCCCAATCAATTTGTTACTAGAGCAGAGGCGCTAAAAATTCTTTTCTTGGTATACAATATGCAAGCTCAAGGCAGAAGCACTTTTCCTGATGTAGAAAGTAGTGCTTGGTACAGTGGCTATATCAATGCTGCTACTAGTATGGGTATTGTCAGAGGCTATGCTGATGGCACATTTAAGCCTAATGGCTTTTTGACTAGAGCGGAAATGGCCAAGATTATTAGTGTAATGATGGGACTAATTGGAGAAAGACCAGCTCCCACTCCTACACCTTCTCCCAGCCCAACGTCAACAGCAACACCATCACCAACAGCACGGAGCACAAGACAAATCAATATTACTCCAGCGCAAGGCGAGCAAGCTCTCCGTGATGCCATTAACAATGCTGAACCTGGTGATGAGATATTATTAGCTGCAGGGACTTATCGCTTATCGCGACAATTATGGATTGATAAACAAGGCACAGCCAGCCAACCGATTATTATTCGTTCTAAAGATGGCGATTTTGCTGCTAAGATTACTGGTTCACCAGAAGAAGGAATTAATATAGGCGATGGTGCTGCCTACTTAACACTTGATGGCCTAGAAGTATATGGCATGGGCGATAATGTTATTCATATTCAAAATGCTCATCACATTACGGTACAAAATGTCCGTGCTCACGATGCGGGGAGTGACGGCGATGTAGTCAAAGTTAATCAAGCTCATCATATTAGTATCTTGCGCAGTGAATTCTCTCGTCCTGGTGCTAGACCTGGTTGTCCTGGAGAAAATTGTTGGCAAGAGGCTTTAGATTTTGTCGACACTGACGACAGTATTATTCACGATAATATTCTCAGTGACTTTGGTAATTTAGCTGGCTATGTGAAGGGTGGCAGCACTAATGTCATAATCGAGAAAAATATTATCCAAAATCAAAGAGCCGGAGCCGGAGATCCTGCTTGGGGTATAGGTGGCTGGACTGATAGTGAACTATTACGAGGCAAACAGTATGAAGCTAATAATATCACTTTCCGCAACAATATTTTGCGCAATAACACTTATGGAGCTTTAGGTATTTATGATGCTACGAATGTTACCATTAGTAACAATCAATTTATTAACAACCATGGTACTTTAATTGAATTCCGAGCAGGCAATGCACCAGCAGAAAAAAGCAGCAATATCACCATCGAAGGCAATACTTTCAATGGTAACCAAACAGATGACACTAGTATTTGTCATATTTCAAGTCACGAGCTCACAGGACTCACTTTAAGGAATAATAGAGGCGACAATACTGCAATTGTGGCAGCGACTAGTTGTACAGAAGATTAGTACTGACCGAGTTCAACTTGTTTATTAAGTGTTGTACAATAATTTCTCTTCATCCTAACTGTCGTACCGGACTGAGATCCGGTACCCAGCAGGGACAATAGTGCTGTGGAGTAACGTGTAGTTTTAGGGGAACTCTGTCCCTGCTGGATATCAAATCCAGTTTGGTATGACAAGCTGGTTGAAGTTGCTGATCTGGCTGATTCGTCATGCTTTATTAACCAACAATAAAAACACTCAACATCCTTTACCCGCTAATTTGTCTTTAGCACCTCAATTGGGTATACCATAAGCAAGAAGAATAATTGCTATTATGGAAGCTCGCTGCACTAGTACTGGTCAAATATTTTCCATCTCGGAAACAGAACAGAAATATTGCCACGAACATGGTATCCCACTTCCTCAAACTGAACCTTACACTTTACTGCGCTGGCTACAATCTTTTCGCAATCGAGTACATTTATATAATGCCATTTGCGCTCACTCAGGTAAGTCGATATTGAGCTGCTTCCCACCGGAAGGGAAACACACGGTATATGACGCAGATATTTGGAATGGTGAACAATGGAACGCTTTAGATTATGGCCGAGAATATGATTTTTCTCGACCGTTTTTTGATCAGTTTAATGAGCTTTTGCATCAAGTTCCTTTACCGAACCTATTGATCAATTTTAATAGCAGCGACAATAATAGTAGATATGTGAATGGCGCCAGAGATCTTTTAAATTGTTATCTTTGCTTCACCACTTTGGATTGCCAAGATTGCATGTTTTGTTGGAATGTTTTTTATAGTAAAGATGTACTGGACTGTGTGTATTGTAGCTTTTGTGAAATTTGCTACAGCTCAGTAGATTTAGATCATTGCTACAATGTCAGCTTCTCGCAAACTTCTGTGCATTGTTCTGATTCCACATTTCTTTACAATTGCCAAGCCTGCAAGAACTGTCATGGCTGTGTCAATCTCAGCAACAAAGAATACTGTTGGTATAATGAACAAAAGACAGAAGCTGAATTTAGAAAGCTGAAAGCAGAATTAAATTTGGCCAATGAAAAAATATTACGAGCTGAAGAGAAAAAATTTGCAGAGTTCAAAAGTCGTTTTCCTAGGAAATACTATCAAGGAAAGAATATAGAAAATTGCTCAGGAAATTATTTACTCAATAGCAAAAATTGCCATGTTTGTTATTTAGCTACCGGATCTGAAGATCTTGAGCATTGTGTGATGGCGGTAAAAAGTAAAGATAGCTTTGGCACTTTTTCCACCACAGAATCAGAGCTTATTTATCATTCTGTTACCGGCCGAAACTATAATAATCAATTCTGCTTAGAATGCATTCACACACAGAATTTGCGTTACTGCATGTACTGTGTGAATGGCGCTAGTGACTGTTTTGGTTGTGTCGGCCTCAAAAAAAATAGTTATTGCATTCTCAATAAACAATATACCAAAGAAGAGTATTTTGCCTTACTTGC contains:
- the gyrB gene encoding DNA topoisomerase (ATP-hydrolyzing) subunit B, whose amino-acid sequence is MSELQPNKGYTAEHIQVLEGLDPVRKRPGMYIGSTDSTGLHQLVWELVNNSVDEAMGGFCDLINVTINEDGSLMVLDNGRGIPTDIHPKTGRPTLETVICTLHAGGKFENQAYKVSGGLHGVGISCVNALSTKMVARVFRNGKIYHQEYSKGVPTMDMSVSDDPDNHPTGTEISFIPDGSIMQVTEFDFERIMLRLKQQAYLTRALTITFWDKRNNQKRKYFFENGIKSYVSQLVLGRKPLVDDVFYFEKQLDDVTVEVALSYTEAFQESVFSFANNIFTADGGMHLVGLRSALTRVINSFARKQEILKEKDENLTGDDVREGLVAIVSVKLPNPQFEGQTKGKLTNVEVRTAVETLFGDKFSEYLGENPQNAKSIVGKSCLAARARLAARAAREAVVRKGALEGMTLPGKLADCSTKDRSRSEIYLVEGDSAGGTAKQGRDRDFQAILPLRGKILNVERARLDKMLAFSEIKALVIALGCGIGESFDITKLRYQRVVIMTDADVDGAHIRTLLLTFFFRYFPKLVENGHIHIAQPPLFKLSKGKKTWYVHSDEEKDRIRASENIDSANIQRYKGLGEMNSEQLWETTMDPERRTFLKVHVEDAERANTVFETLMGEEVLPRKKFIQMNAEFAKDIDI
- a CDS encoding four helix bundle protein; the encoded protein is MMKRSIAYEKSLLFGVEIAILCQRLKQKREFNFSDQLIRSANSIAANIAEAIGAHSKKEFLCKIDIALKEAHESEHWLKVLQNSQIVPGDYGHYLSLVHEVIKILCKTSITTKINLNKTKPS
- the recO gene encoding DNA repair protein RecO, whose translation is MFSQTIQGIIIKITNFHEADKIVTVFSKELGKTQFIAKGVRKVKSKTSGIVDLFIEANFELTNKSQLPTLIQAQLITWFPYLRTSLAHWQFAERAARALYKATKEHDPHPELYFLLRDFLMQGKDHGDPQYWWLNFLWQLLFLSGFGINLSHCLNCAQPLVKETVGSKIHTYEGFRCRECSLKVDANDQLIHQVLVSLENKENELERQGFAVTQGFLEDAFKYHFL
- a CDS encoding S-layer homology domain-containing protein, with amino-acid sequence MLKSKISSALTSILSIILLLHSPLSAHAFLDVSADAWFKVYVDELSAQGIVSAQNSNFYPNRPITRAELAKVAVTSGQQVGLLASPMLSQEQAFCDVAVNNWAHIYVTVLKGKGVTGANASCAAGKNFMPNQFVTRAEALKILFLVYNMQAQGRSTFPDVESSAWYSGYINAATSMGIVRGYADGTFKPNGFLTRAEMAKIISVMMGLIGERPAPTPTPSPSPTSTATPSPTARSTRQINITPAQGEQALRDAINNAEPGDEILLAAGTYRLSRQLWIDKQGTASQPIIIRSKDGDFAAKITGSPEEGINIGDGAAYLTLDGLEVYGMGDNVIHIQNAHHITVQNVRAHDAGSDGDVVKVNQAHHISILRSEFSRPGARPGCPGENCWQEALDFVDTDDSIIHDNILSDFGNLAGYVKGGSTNVIIEKNIIQNQRAGAGDPAWGIGGWTDSELLRGKQYEANNITFRNNILRNNTYGALGIYDATNVTISNNQFINNHGTLIEFRAGNAPAEKSSNITIEGNTFNGNQTDDTSICHISSHELTGLTLRNNRGDNTAIVAATSCTED